The region TCCAACCTGTATACCACTTAGACTCAGACAGATTGATAGGAGGCAATGGATGATAGTGTGCAGAGCTTTAGAACACTGATAGAGTGCAGATAAAGGACGGAACAGAACATCTCAGGGCTGCTGATACAAATCAGAGACTTATCTAGGCTATCGTACtcatttagaacatttataaaacaacGATACTGAAATACAAGACAGTCAGCACACGTATAGCCAACACAGAGATcttaaaaacctttttgttttgggcAGGATGGATTGTATGAAGAAAGTTATCATAATCAGGAGTCCTGTTGGTGCCTCTATCACTGTTTCTTGTAAACAGGGCAATGAGTTTGTAGGATAAAACTCTATCGGGGGGCTCTTTGCTTGCTTGTGAATGAAAAGTGTGTCCCTTTGAACCACAAAAAGCTATCAGCTGTGTGGCTGAGCCTTCAGAAGATGAGGAAGAACTTGTCTTTTGGACTTCAGTGCCATGTGTCTTCAgtgcttctgtttatttaatgCAATCTTTAACCAGGAGTCAAGATTCTGGTTTACCCAAGGAAGGTGAGGGTTAAAACATGACCTCCTCACAGCTGCCGTAGTCGCTCTCCACCATGTCTGAGCCCTCGTAGCTGCGCGGTGTGCGCATGGGGGCCACGTTTTGTGGGGAGGTGCCACAGTCTGCATAGGAGGGCTGTGCCACGCTGAGGCGCATGCTGAGTCTACGGTAACCTGTCTCGGCTAGGTTGTCAAGCCCCTCGGAGAGCTCAGTGGGGTAGTAGCTGATGGCAGTGTACTCATTGGGGCAGTGGGGGGCCGCTAGGGAGAGCCCGTTGGGCCCCAGGAAGTCGTCCAGGTTTTGGTTGCTGTAACGGGGTGGCAGAGGCGCCCGTCTGTCGTAGCGCTCCAGGGGGAAGGGGAAGCCAGAAAACTGAACGACTTGGTGAGGATCGACAGGGGGCGGCGGAGGGTAGGGCTCCTCCACAATCTCATACTCTCTGATAACAGGAGGGCAATAGTAGTCTGGGTGCCCGGGATATACTGTGggggaaagagagacagacacagtcaAGATCTGACAGGCACACAAGGAAAACAATCTTGGACCGGAACTAACAGGGCAGGCTAttatatttataacattaaaGGAAAGCACAGTAATTGGAGCTGCACAGAACATTTAACAATTCCCAATGCAGAGAAGGCACCGAGCTCACCATCGTACTCCAGCTCCCAATTGTTTTTCAGGACGGATTCGTTGTCAGAGCTGGAGGGTGGCCGGGGCGGGAGGTTTGGAGCCACACTGCACACCACTGTGCCCCGTTGCTTCTGGGTCTGTCCCCCTCCTAGAGTGAAGTCAGGCTGCCCACGGGCTTTCAGAGTCAAGGCAGTTTCCTGGTCAAGGTTGTTCCGGGGCTCAGGCATTGCATTCATTTCAATGGGGGAAAGCTCCTGATCATTCCAGTCCATGCTCTTGGCTACATTGGGCTGGAATAAGCAGTCAGGGTCATGCATGTTGATAGGCTTGTGCTTTTTCTGCCGGAGGTAACGTTTGCGTGAGAAAACAAACACGGCAACGAGGATGAGTACTCCCAGGGTGACAGCGAAGATCTCGATAATCTCCCTCACCCTTAACTGATTGTCGCTCGATATTTCTATctgcagtgtttcagtgcagtgGTAGGTGGTGTTAGAGATCTTGCAATCAAAGCCGCTGGGACAGGGGCTTGAGTGGCACACGTCAGCATAATCCTCACACCtgtcaaaaacaatatatatgtatgtgtgtgtgtgtgtgtgtgtatatatatatatatatatatatatatatatatatatatatatatatatatatatatatatatatatatatatatatatatatttaaatcgcTCATGCATTTTAAACTAAATCCAAGAGTAATGTAGACTAAATCACACCTCAAATCCAATACATTTTTCCTAGAattacagtataaatattttacaaaaacaataatttccatTGGTGCAATGGGTTAACAATATGTGCAAACAGTAGTTGGAACTGTACCTGTTTCTAGTGTCTGGCTGTGGACAGTTGCAGAGGTAACCCTTGCTGCTTGGCACACACTGCCTTCCATGCAAGCAGGGATTAGACAGGCATGGGTTGTCTGCTATCTCACAGCGAGAGCCAAAGTATTGTGGAGCGCAGTTACACAGGAACTCTGAAAACAAACCATAACACCTCATTGTTCCTGTCCTCTCTGGCAATTAGTCAACTAATCAGCATTCAGCGCGATGGACGGCTTTGATTTTGAGAAAGGGACTTCAGTGTTTTGTAAAGATGCCAGTGGTAGTAGAACAGCTAGTTTGCaacctcaaaaaaaacaaaaaaacaactatgctTAAACGAGCCGAACAGTAAAACAGCTAATTACCGCCGCCGGGGAGATGTATACAGTAggcagtaaaacctgtctaaccaGCCAGTAAACACTGGAGCACTCTCtgtttcacaaatacaacacaaatacatttctatatagcgcccttcacggCATGGCAACCCAGAGCACTGAGAAAACAAGAGAGCTCAGGGGTGCAATACACTCCAGCCACAACCAGTTACATAAAAGCACATTAGAAAAGCTAAAGATTTCAATTCAGTCTTAAGAGAATCCAAGTTTCAATCTGCCTAATGTCAACCGGAATATTCCCCCTTGCCTTTAAATTGCTCTACATGAGCCTACTATTAGCAAAGCTTGTTGGTTTCCTATGATCTTACCTCCAGTAGGAGTATCCTGGCATGTCCCTCCATTCCGGCACGAGTTACTGGTGCAGCTTTCTGACTGGGAGCAGCAATGATAGATCCCTGAGACCTTTCTCTCTCCAGGCATTTGCACCCCTGCTTTCTCTATGCTCTTTATGGCTTCTCCATTGAGCTCGAGTGCGTCGAGGCAGCCCCTGAATCCCAGCTGGACCTGAATCTGCTGGCTCCTGTCAGCAGGGGGCGCCTGAACAAGCCCCCCAAACACCAGAAAACCTTGGGACTGGAGCAGTCGACAGGGTGCTGCCAGCGTGATCGAGGTGGAATGGATATTGTTGAGGCTCAGTCTCAGGACCGTCCCGTTCACCTCTAGGAGAACCCGGTGCCAGCGCCCGTCGGACACAGTCACATTCCGCACCCCCAGGGTTTTAGGGGGGGTTCTGCCACAGCTGTATTCAAACTTGAGCTCACCGTTGATAACCTGCAAACAGTGTTGAAAAAGCTTTTAAAACGTTGTCAAAGTGATCACATATTTAAGATATCGTCTCTATCAAAGCATGCAAAATGACCTTTACCGTGACATTAAAAAACCAGACGTACATGAATCATTAAAAGCAACAGCAAACAGAGCTGCTATATTAGTAAACATTTCTGGACTATCAATCAATAATAACAGTTTTTAGTTTGTAACTCCCTGCCCATTGACTAGATAAAATTACAGCCCAGTGGTTTTTGAAGCAGTGCCAAATTGTAACAATCAATGCGGAATAATTGGTGTAGTTCGATGACTGACGCACAGTGATTACGAGTATGGACAGGACAGGAGAAAGGCAAAGTCTATCACAGAGCAGATCACAAACATTTCCAAAGAAGCAGCAACTTGTTTAGTGCAGGGCCTTTGTGTTTGTGCATGCGTGGAAGGCAGAGAGTTGCTATTGTGCGGATTTAGGCGATCTCAGGGTTCAACAGAGGAGAAGACTGTATGTGAGCAGTAGAACTTGCAGACTACATATTTCTGTTAACCAGACCCTGCTGCTTACGTTACTTTGAGATTGGTTTGCATCATGTcacaagaaataagaaaaaaacccTCTCAGcatgtttaaagtgtatatataaacatatgcTATTGATCGAGACCATCGCCCTCAGCACTCGTTTTCCACTCTgcctattttatttgtaaatctacTTATGTGTTCCAGGGTCTAGAATAGAAAGTGTGTTCATGTTGTTGGGGTTGATGCATTTAGAAAGACAATAAGAGAGGGCTGGTGCAGTTTCCTCAGAACACAATGAATTACTGGAATGTGGAGAGTTGTAAAAGGAAAATCGAATTCAGTGTGATATTTCAACATGTGCTTGAgctgcagtggaaagaaaaaaaaatcaatccagtTGAACAAAATGCAAGATTTCTGAAAAAATGTTCTGTTTAGATGAAAGGTATGACACAAAGACAAAAGTATTAGCAGGACTGCTGCCTCCTAACATAATGAACACCAgttctttgttttataaattgtactttttttcagATGGAGTGCAGGAaaatcttttatatattttatagagCCGGCATTACTGTaggtactattattattattattattattattattattattattattattattattattattgataacagTAATCGAAAATCATAAATGTATTATCAATCACGTTGaggtgtttttatgttttactaAAGCTTCCAAAACTGTCATTTGCAATAACAGCACTCAAATAAAGCCACTACCCATCAAATCAAAGAAACGTGtcactgtgcaaaaaacaaaatacttcttAGGAGCATACTGtatgtgaaaacagcaaaacagcattttaagtacgttgtaactatgcataataacattgtaatcatgtgtaagcacacatgtatttactaaataactactatgtaaatacacagtaattagagacacttaatgtaaagtgttaccaaagaaACAAACCTAACTAATAACTGTAGTTACAATGATCTCTTTAGTCACTTCATGACTGAGTATAGCGCTGTCACCCTTGTACGCAGATAATGTCAGTGCCTTGAAATTCAAGATGATTGTGACCTCAAATAATAAACGCAGAAAAGAAGTTTCTgggaaaaattaaagaaaaactgctgtTTTTGGCAACCGATGTGGGGCGTGAGGATTGTTGCAGGCATGTAACGGTAAAGAAGCCAGATGAGTATTAGGAATCCAAGCCTTTCTCCTGACCTACGCTGCTTTGCTTTGTAATTGAAGCTTTGACTTCAGGGCATCCTCATGTTATGTGTTGAACATTTCACCCAGCACTCATTGAGATCTTATTTGGCAGGGACATTAAATGTCTGAATAATGAAATACTCTTCCCCTGTTGCCAGTGCACTCGGAAAGACGTGTTCAGACTCCAAAAGCACGTGATAATAGttcattaaaaacacaaccaGCCTGTCTCCTAACCAGATTACTCAATCCACATCAACCCATTAGCAATACAGATGCCCCTATCTGTCAGTCTTGGATATGGCTTTCTCCCGATACAGTTCAAATTGTCCTTGTATTTTTTCatcattaaaatgatttacacaagCTATCAATAGACAGCAATGTTTTGGGCACATAGAACGATTCTGGGGCTCTGATGATTGGTAAGTCTGAGTTTGAGTCAGCTTTCTAGCACCCTGCACAGAAGCACAGTAGGGCTCAAGGGAATTAAAGCATTATTAACAAGTGTCTTTAAAAGACCAGGTATGTGTACCAGAgcaatgttgtgtgatacactgccattatggaTGCTATCCTGTCCACTGCtggtgagatgagaggaggttaaaatcTCTAAAAGTACAAGACGAGAGCATCTATTTTGCATGGTGATCAAGATGATTGCTTGCAGTGCGAGGGGTCAACAGTCTGTGCCCAGCCCCCACCCCGTTACATATGCGCCTAAAGAAAATCTAAATCAGTAATCAGTAGAACATGCAATCTGTTCCTATGGCAACCTTGATATTTTCTAATATAAATAACTCTGGGATTCACTATTTATTCGGTTGTGCTTGGATCAGCATGTCCACGCTTTCCTGGGTGTTTTAATGCTCTGCGATGCTGGAGGGAATGGTGGCAAAGTTGTCAACATCAGCTGTTCTAGCCTTGCTAAATCCTGATCACATTGCTGTATTGTGACGTGCGGCTTCTTTCAAGTCTGCAAGACTACACTACTTcagcaaacaaacagaaaagcaagTTAGGACAGGGACCATcacagtttatatatttattcatagaTCTCAACGAAAATAAACTCAAAAGATATACTTTGATGCAAAAAGGCTCTTTGGCTCTTGAACCCCTGAGTAACTTTTTATTTGCAGGCCATATTTATGCATGCTGTGTGTCACGTGGGAGTCTTTGAAAGATAATTAATCATACAGTCACAGATATACTGAATGCAGAACTTCAGGCTCTTGAATAAAAGGCTCTAGATGTTTGAGTTTCTGTCCAGCCAGCAAAGGGAAAGCAAAGGCGTCATTGTCTATTCAAGGTCAGTGTGGTACTGCACATCAATCAATGAtgtcatgcattttaaatttcaaattatAGTTAGTTTAGTGGATATTAAAGTGAATGGGGCTCAATATACAGTAAGATACCCTTTGCTTCCTTCATCATAATTatgttttttcaatatatatttttttctgtttcttcatgCCCTTGCTAATTAAGCTCCTGAACTTGCTAGGGGACTACATGTCTGGCTGGCTGGGATTCAGGTTTGGATGTTTGCATACAGCATGCTGGTTGTAGAGAAAGCAGGCAACTACTCTGACTTCTGCAATGAAAGTCAGCATTTTGTTATCTCTCTGGTGGTTACAAGGGATACCGTCATGCAAGTAAGTTAAATAGGTAAGTATTATAATGATATAATAGGAGACTGCAAAGATTTAGGCCATAGACGACAAAGGCTTTATAATAAGGGAGAGCACATggtaaaaaacagtttttcataaaAGACACCATGATCATTAAGTTATCAAGGGAggacataaataaaaaaggtaaaatcaGATCCACGAGGACCCCTAGGTGTGTCGAGAAAAATTGAGTCGTGGTATAGGGAGAGGAGGGTAAGATCAGACCAAAGACAGGTTTAGTGCTGGTAGCTGGCTATAAATATGCTGGGAAGAGGACCAAGGCCGACCCCTTTACATGTGTGCTCTTTGATTCCAATAACCCAGCAGATCCTCACCTCCAGTGCCCCCGTGTCAGTCCCATTGGTGGCCATGACCATGCCCTGCAGTTGGTGTGTTTTTAGACGCAGGGACAGCCTGAGGTGGTTGTTTTTCAATGTGTTCAGGTACTTGTACTGGAGATAGCTGTTACCGGAGAATCTGATAGCTGActctgaaatggaaaaaaaaaacaaagacatttacaAACCTGCAATCAGAGGTTGCGCTAGATCGCTTGTAggcattgtttgtttatttgaaaaactaGATGTATGAAGTAATTTCTTTTCCACAATTCACCTTAGTATCTAGTATCACAGTATCTAAGAGTCCTAGGATAGACATGTAATGAATAGTATCATATAACCTGTATTTAATGCACTTGTTTTTGTAATCATTCCCATTTTATGAACAAGTATAAAAAACGTAAAAAACGTACCATTACAAGAACAGACCACTTCCCAGACATGCTGAGGGGTGATGAAGCTTATCCTCGCCGTGGCGTATGTAGAGACACTCTGTGCATCCATCCGAACCGTGGACTTACAGCCTGCCGGTGGGCAGCTTGGCCCCTTGCATAAACCATGCTTCACCTTTGTGATCTGCATGCCGAGCAAATCCTCGATCTCCTGGACTGAGCGTGGGAGCATCGAGGTCAGGAGGTGGGCTTTGGCTGCAGGACTGTCCCGCTGCTTCAGCACCAGCAGCACGTCCAGGACCAGTGAGTTCGGCTCCTGCTGCAAGCTAGCGATGTGCACGCCTTGCTTCTGTACCCCCAGGGTGTTTCCCAGATACCTCTGCACGTTCCTCCAGTGATCCACGATAAACTCCTCTGGCGTCATCCCCGTAAGCTTCAGGGTGACGCCCTGGTCCAGCACGTGCTGCGTGGCTCCCCACACGGAGATGTGAACCGTGGCTGGGGTTGTGAACTTCCCGTCCGTCACGCTCACGTTCAGGGTGTACTGGCCTGGTTCCAGGAGGTCGCTGGCAATGATCTTGCCATCCGCAGCGCTGACCGTGAAACTGTGGCTGGGTGGCGATTCCGAAAGCAATTGGTACGAAAGCACGTCATGGAGGTCTTGGTCGGTAGCGTGGATTTTCCCGAGGACTCTGCCTGAAAAGTTGTCGTTGGCAGTGGTGATGAAGATTTCCAGGGGCAACACAGAAGGTGGGTACTGGCTCTGCTCAATGATGCTAATCTTTATGAAAGTGGAGGAGGACAGAGGGGGGTAGCCACTATCTGTCACCTGAAGGGAATACAGGGAGAAGAAGATCAGAAAACTGCATTCATAGAAGCTTTTGTTTGGAACGGTTTTGgaattttaaaagtaattctgGAATCAAGAAACATGTGAATTCTTGAAAACATTCCAGCATTGGTAAAGTTTGTGTCATCTAAATAATGAATTGCCAGTTGCAgctcagtttgttttcttttgaaaaatcatacaaaaaataatCTGAACTTTATTCCAAAGAGGAATCGCAATGTCCTCAAAGCCAGCAGTAGAGCTACTAATGACTGCTGATTGCCCTGAGCAGTTTCCAAGCAGTAATGTGGGTGATGGCTGAGGATTACTGCTCATAATGGCATGTTCTACAGTTAcataacactgaaaaataaattattcttttCATATATCACAGTTTAACTTTAATTTCCGTTTCTGCCATCTTCAGCCAGACCCCAATCATAAGTATAAAACAAACACTGCCCCCCTCAGTTTTTAACAGTGTGTGATTGGAACCAATTTTGTAAAAAGAAGACAAACagatttactaaataaatagCCTCTTGCCTCATCATCAATTCAAAAATCACAAGAGaagcttattaacatgttgttgtaaagcatttttaaactgGTTAGCCCAGCATTGCCATACAGAgaagtaagaaagaaagaagtctTTGTTAATGCcactaatatttaacatttttgagACTTTGGATGTCTGGATATTGTCATTGAGCTCCTTGGCAATAATATATCATGGCtgatcaagtttatttttttctaggcGACTTGTGCAAAAATGCGAAACAGATGCAGTTCTGGGTATCTGATGGACAGGGAGGCAGGGTGACTGGCTCCCCAGGAGTTTCATAGAATGAAACAGTTGAGAGGTGCAGTATGTCCCCCTGAATTCCTTTGGATAGGTGTTTGTGGGAGTCACTTGTCTTGACCCTTTGGCGTCCCACTGCGCTCTGTTTTGGAAGCAGCGTGTAGCTGGTAACGCTCACCTGCACCTGCAGCAGGTACTCCTCCTTCGTTCTCCTCCTCAGGATTGCCACGCTCATCAGGAGCCCCTCGCTGTCAATCTGGAACTCCTTCCCAATGTCCCCAGCAGTGATGCGAAAGGAGAAGGGGGGACCGTTTGGGGGAGTGTCTCTATCGGTCACCATGAGCCTCAGCACACTGCTGCCCACGGGGGATCTCTCCTGTAACAGAACAGCAAGGCACAGGTTAAACATTTACCAATCCCCCGCAAGACTCTTTGCGCTTGATCGCTTGACACGCATTATCCTAGAGTTGCAGCTGGTGCTATGTATTAAATACATCTCTGCTGCATTCCACACATAATGCCAACATCACCAATTTGGGAGGTCAGATTACAAGGACAAGTTTTTGTCTCAGAAAATAACGTTTACTGCACTTCTACAATTGTAGCTAAAAAAAGAGTTAATACAGTACAAAGTACAAAGCATGGCAGAGAAAGGTCAATGCATTGTATCAGGAAATATTGTAACTCAGGGTCATTCTAATACCTGGCGCTAAAGGTATCAAATAGTGgattctagcaaaaaaaaaaaaaaaaaaaacctgttataaCTGTTGTTGCTATAGCTCCATTCAGCTTAAATGATTTATACAGATACACAACACCTAATTTAACTCAGCATGAGGTTAGCATAGTCGTTGTACATTTACCTGCCAGCAGCGATCTGAAATCTCTACAAGAATCCTAATCATAATTCAAGTTTATCTGTTTAAATAGCcactgtgtaatgttttttttaatctttttttaatctcCAGTCAAACAACTTAAATGTAGAAACATTTCAATAGCAAATCTTGATCAACAGTGATGCCGAGTTCATTGAGATGAATAGGCAAGGATAGACACTGGCTTCAAGAAGAGGCAAGGTATGGAAGCAACTGAACtggtcatcttttttttttctgtcactctTTTCATATATGTTTTTGCTCAGGAATAATGTGTTAAAGGTGGTAAACCTGCTATTATCAAACAAAGTCCAGGAGTGAATGTTCTGCAAAGAAGCCATACCTGCCATCACCACCAAGAGACATTATTCAGGAGCAATGGTTGCTCAAACTTAGTCTGCCAATTTCTAGATCTCAGTCCCCTTGGAAAAATTGCAAGGGTCAAGGGTCAAGAGAGTCCATGCTGTGCTGCTGTCCTTTTCCAGTTGACCCATGCTCTTCATGACTAGAGCAGTGCTGATCCTATTCCCTACCTGGATGAGTAGGCTGTAGTTGAGCTGGAAGAAGACGGGTGGATTGTCATTAACATCCAAAACCTTCACAGTCACCGTAGCAATGCTGAACTGAGGGGGGGCTCCGTTATCTTCGGCTCGCACCTTCATAGTGAAGCTGGACAGCTGCAGAGAGAAGACATGTTCACTGTCACTCACACAAGGTAATGTAGCTCAGACAGAAATGGTACAGTGACACTTTATAGTATTGGGGACATTGCCACGTACAGTAATTGCATACTTATTCCACATGTAGTTACCATGTAAGAATAGGATAGTTACCCAGATGGTAGTTACTCAGTTATTACACTGTCATGTGCACCCTGTTATCTAAAGTGCTACTAATGGCATTTCCTTTCAGTGACTATTTGCTCTATTTCTAACATGCATGACACCACCAAGTTACACTGGTGCGgttattttttgtatactgtacacCATCACATGTATTACGGTGGAATATGAAATACAGTCACTCTGTGACCCTTTACCATTTACTCTTTCTGTGAAACAATACCATTTAGGTGAGAAAGAAAATGCTTGATTCTCTTGCTGACTGCAGTAGTTTTGCATTCGGGTTCTCACCTCCTCCCTGTCGAGGTGTCGCGAGAGCCGGATCTCTCCACTCTCTGGGTCGATGCTGAAGTGCTGCTGCGGGTCCCCACTCTCGATGGAATAGTAGATCTGATTGTTGAGTGGCCCATCGA is a window of Polyodon spathula isolate WHYD16114869_AA chromosome 12, ASM1765450v1, whole genome shotgun sequence DNA encoding:
- the LOC121324879 gene encoding protocadherin Fat 2-like is translated as MRLRRMTRTNVQISDPFTLLLTSALWRVRSELCRGLYTLAALDREQEMEYDLVVKATDGGGRSCQTDILLAIKDVNDNPPKFSSNHYVVTVFDNTTVKTPIAVVNAKDPDSGINSEVMYSLIDSAGDYFSIDEFSGILRLEKTLSDEPQSTFDLKVKANDLGLPRYLSSLTTVTVNVVDLSDYIPVFLHSEYTTAIPEGSALGAEVLNVFALTRDRVQNVAILYDIISGNEHGKFSIDSKTGLLSVNGTLDFEQCTEYYLSVEGVREGSSSLSDITMVIINITDVNDNPPRFSQAVYSTEVAEDISLGSVVILVSADDLDGPLNNQIYYSIESGDPQQHFSIDPESGEIRLSRHLDREELSSFTMKVRAEDNGAPPQFSIATVTVKVLDVNDNPPVFFQLNYSLLIQERSPVGSSVLRLMVTDRDTPPNGPPFSFRITAGDIGKEFQIDSEGLLMSVAILRRRTKEEYLLQVQVTDSGYPPLSSSTFIKISIIEQSQYPPSVLPLEIFITTANDNFSGRVLGKIHATDQDLHDVLSYQLLSESPPSHSFTVSAADGKIIASDLLEPGQYTLNVSVTDGKFTTPATVHISVWGATQHVLDQGVTLKLTGMTPEEFIVDHWRNVQRYLGNTLGVQKQGVHIASLQQEPNSLVLDVLLVLKQRDSPAAKAHLLTSMLPRSVQEIEDLLGMQITKVKHGLCKGPSCPPAGCKSTVRMDAQSVSTYATARISFITPQHVWEVVCSCNESAIRFSGNSYLQYKYLNTLKNNHLRLSLRLKTHQLQGMVMATNGTDTGALEVINGELKFEYSCGRTPPKTLGVRNVTVSDGRWHRVLLEVNGTVLRLSLNNIHSTSITLAAPCRLLQSQGFLVFGGLVQAPPADRSQQIQVQLGFRGCLDALELNGEAIKSIEKAGVQMPGERKVSGIYHCCSQSESCTSNSCRNGGTCQDTPTGEFLCNCAPQYFGSRCEIADNPCLSNPCLHGRQCVPSSKGYLCNCPQPDTRNSISRAPRLLLPSCYQRV